The following are from one region of the Sandaracinus amylolyticus genome:
- a CDS encoding TetR/AcrR family transcriptional regulator has protein sequence MTSRERILDGAARAFGRLGYARTRVEDVLNAADVSRPTFYKEFSSADDVFETLARLHFRELSKRLVDALESTGDPSGKLFAIVDAYFRWRSELGPLGRVLDVEARQPRSALARIRRPVTERLVEAFREQIVALGRPAPDPLLLGALISAAEHLGDTLPSDRAPTAREMTRRRIAMLRLAAGVLMPLEPERKRRRR, from the coding sequence ATGACGTCTCGTGAACGCATCCTCGACGGCGCCGCGCGCGCGTTCGGTCGGCTCGGCTACGCGCGCACCCGCGTGGAGGACGTGCTGAACGCCGCCGACGTCTCGCGCCCGACCTTCTACAAGGAGTTCTCGAGCGCCGACGACGTGTTCGAGACGCTCGCGCGCCTGCACTTCCGCGAGCTCTCGAAGCGCCTCGTCGACGCGCTCGAGTCCACCGGCGATCCGAGCGGCAAGCTCTTCGCGATCGTCGACGCGTACTTCCGGTGGCGCTCCGAGCTCGGCCCGCTGGGGCGCGTGCTCGACGTCGAGGCGCGCCAGCCCCGCAGCGCGCTCGCGCGCATCCGCCGTCCGGTCACCGAGCGTCTGGTCGAGGCGTTCCGCGAGCAGATCGTCGCGCTCGGCAGGCCCGCGCCCGATCCGCTGCTGCTCGGCGCGCTCATCTCGGCGGCCGAGCACCTCGGCGACACGCTGCCCAGCGATCGCGCGCCGACCGCGCGCGAGATGACGCGCCGCCGCATCGCGATGCTGCGCCTCGCCGCGGGGGTGCTGATGCCGCTCGAGCCGGAGCGGAAGCGCCGCAGGCGCTGA
- a CDS encoding RCC1 domain-containing protein, with protein sequence MVRAAPALAVAAMLVSACAPSERSLEWEYVVRDADRAALAVAYEARVLDEGCDDDATVRWRTSWRAGESASAPPILPPGSYGLVMIALDETCRPVAAACRAIDLPRAPDQVVRVELVPADGSACGMCDAGLCPEDAEPLPFDTCNASRESGASCSDGRDDDCDRTTDCGDDDCQGTSACACEEGGCGECERCVAGRCVAVTDEAACTTAAGPGRCVRGACCNGCALGDACAPGTSPGLCGVPGGVCVACGCPALDGCEAGACIERGGAIEIVAGPDYTCALEASGRAQCWGDGRAGRLGTDATTIEETPAIVRCTNGSTSCEDWRDVSLGTSHACAIRPSSGRDRVACWGGNEHLQLGRGVVSGTSIPGYSGGPFGVTDSMLWAVDVAAGDAFTCAIARDMAVTAVEGRLYCWGSIAEGRLGLAATSDRGSPTIVPVMGDPDLVAVAVGRAHGCALASDGALFCWGSNDHGQVGTGSSDAMIAVPSRISGTFAAVAAGGDHTCARRLTGTPVRERVECWGRNDTGQLGLGDRTDRNRPVPLAEFPNGAYPMALGTAHTCVLDTMGRLSCFGDDTRGQIGAAAGADTSLPMPVLVGRTWKSIATGGDHTCAVGMGGEIVCWGDNTTGECGRAPISAPVEPGRVCL encoded by the coding sequence ATGGTCCGCGCCGCGCCAGCGCTCGCAGTCGCAGCGATGCTCGTGTCGGCGTGCGCGCCCTCGGAGCGCTCCCTCGAGTGGGAGTACGTCGTGCGCGACGCCGATCGCGCCGCGCTCGCGGTCGCGTACGAAGCGCGGGTGCTCGACGAGGGGTGCGACGACGACGCGACGGTGCGATGGCGGACGAGCTGGCGCGCGGGCGAGAGCGCGAGCGCGCCGCCGATCCTCCCGCCCGGCAGCTACGGCCTCGTCATGATCGCGCTCGACGAGACCTGCCGTCCGGTGGCCGCGGCGTGCCGCGCGATCGATCTGCCGCGCGCGCCCGATCAGGTCGTGCGCGTCGAGCTGGTTCCCGCCGACGGAAGCGCGTGCGGGATGTGCGACGCGGGGCTCTGCCCCGAGGACGCCGAGCCGCTGCCCTTCGACACCTGCAACGCGTCGCGCGAGTCGGGCGCGAGCTGCAGCGACGGGCGCGACGACGACTGCGATCGCACCACCGACTGCGGCGACGACGACTGCCAGGGCACCAGCGCGTGCGCGTGCGAAGAAGGCGGGTGCGGCGAGTGCGAGCGCTGCGTCGCCGGGCGCTGCGTCGCGGTCACCGACGAGGCCGCGTGCACGACCGCGGCGGGCCCGGGGCGCTGCGTGCGCGGCGCGTGCTGCAACGGCTGCGCGCTCGGTGACGCGTGTGCGCCCGGCACGTCGCCCGGCTTGTGCGGAGTGCCGGGCGGCGTGTGCGTCGCGTGCGGGTGCCCCGCGCTCGACGGGTGCGAAGCGGGCGCGTGCATCGAGCGCGGCGGTGCGATCGAGATCGTCGCGGGCCCCGACTACACCTGCGCGCTCGAGGCCTCGGGGCGCGCGCAGTGCTGGGGCGACGGGCGCGCGGGGCGGCTCGGCACCGACGCGACGACGATCGAGGAGACGCCCGCGATCGTGCGCTGCACCAACGGTTCGACGAGCTGCGAGGACTGGCGCGACGTCTCGCTCGGCACCTCGCACGCCTGCGCGATCCGCCCGAGCAGTGGGCGCGATCGCGTCGCGTGCTGGGGCGGCAACGAGCACCTGCAGCTCGGGCGCGGCGTGGTGTCGGGCACGTCGATCCCGGGGTACTCGGGCGGGCCCTTCGGCGTGACCGACAGCATGCTCTGGGCGGTCGACGTCGCGGCCGGCGACGCGTTCACGTGCGCGATCGCGCGCGACATGGCGGTGACCGCGGTCGAAGGGCGCCTCTATTGCTGGGGCTCGATCGCCGAGGGACGGCTCGGTCTCGCGGCGACCTCGGATCGCGGCAGCCCGACGATCGTGCCGGTCATGGGCGATCCCGATCTCGTCGCGGTCGCGGTCGGCCGCGCCCACGGGTGCGCGCTCGCGAGCGACGGTGCGCTCTTTTGTTGGGGCTCCAACGATCACGGCCAGGTGGGCACCGGCTCGAGCGACGCGATGATCGCGGTGCCGAGCCGCATCAGCGGCACGTTCGCAGCGGTCGCGGCGGGCGGCGATCACACCTGCGCGCGGAGGCTCACCGGCACGCCGGTGCGCGAGCGCGTGGAGTGCTGGGGTCGCAACGACACCGGGCAGCTCGGGCTCGGCGATCGCACGGATCGCAATCGCCCGGTGCCGCTCGCGGAATTCCCCAACGGCGCGTACCCGATGGCGCTCGGCACCGCGCACACCTGCGTGCTCGACACGATGGGGCGCCTCTCGTGCTTCGGCGACGACACGCGCGGTCAGATCGGCGCCGCGGCGGGCGCGGACACGTCGCTGCCGATGCCGGTGCTCGTCGGGCGCACGTGGAAGTCGATCGCGACGGGCGGCGATCACACCTGCGCGGTCGGGATGGGTGGCGAGATCGTGTGCTGGGGCGACAACACGACGGGCGAGTGCGGGCGCGCACCGATCAGCGCTCCGGTCGAGCCCGGCCGCGTCTGCCTGTAG